The nucleotide sequence GGTTAATCATTATGGCAAGATCGGCCTATCTCAAAATAGGACTTAAGTCCCTATTAGCAATTAGGACTTTAGTCTAAAATTTTGTCTAAAATTGGGGAAATTCATGGGCAACAATATCCGGTATTCGCGCCGCGAGTCCCATTTACGATAAAATAAAACCATGCCGGTTGAATTAACCCCCATCGAAGCCCGCATTTTGGGGTCTCTGGTGGAAAAATCCCTGACCACGCCGGAACTCTACCCCCTGACTTTTAACTCCCTGCTTAATGCCTGCAATCAAAAGTCAAGCCGGGAGCCGGTCATGAATTTGGATACGGAAACCATGGGCCGGGATCTTCAGACGCTCATGGATAAAGGGCTGGTTGAGCGATTGCATGTTCCCGGTGACCGGGTTCCTAAATTCCGGCATCACATCGAAAATTTATTAAACAGCAGCGAACCCAAGCTCATCGGCGCGATTTGCGTCTTGCTCTTGCGCGGCCCGCAAACGCCCGGAGAAATCAAAGGGCGCACCGACCGGCTGTGCACGTTTTTAGGCACCGCGGAAGTGGAAGGCTTCTTGCAGGAGTTATGCGCGAAAACCGACCCCATCGTCGCCCGCCTCCCGCGCCAAGCCGGGCAAAAAGAAACGCGCTATCAGCATCTTTTCTCGGGAGCCGCGCCCGGCGCTGCGGTGGAACTCCCTAAAACCAAAACCGCAACTAACGGCGGCGCGGACCGCTTAACCCAGTTGGAAAAAAGGATCGAAGCCCTGGAAGCATTCGTGAAAATCTTCCAAGAGCAGGCCGGTAAACCGGCCTAGCGCAGAAAACATCGGGATCGGGTCAACGATTCGAGCTTGCATAGTCGCGAATACAATCAAGAAAACGCCGGCCGAAATTTTCCATTTTCCTTTCGCCGACGCCCCAAATTTGACGCAACGTTTCTTTGTCGACCGGTTTAAGATCAGCCATTTCAAGCAGAGTACGGTCTCCGAAAACAATATACGCCGGAACACCCATTTCATCGGCAATCCTCCGGCGCAAAGTTTTA is from Elusimicrobiota bacterium and encodes:
- a CDS encoding YceH family protein — protein: MPVELTPIEARILGSLVEKSLTTPELYPLTFNSLLNACNQKSSREPVMNLDTETMGRDLQTLMDKGLVERLHVPGDRVPKFRHHIENLLNSSEPKLIGAICVLLLRGPQTPGEIKGRTDRLCTFLGTAEVEGFLQELCAKTDPIVARLPRQAGQKETRYQHLFSGAAPGAAVELPKTKTATNGGADRLTQLEKRIEALEAFVKIFQEQAGKPA